One part of the Eucalyptus grandis isolate ANBG69807.140 chromosome 10, ASM1654582v1, whole genome shotgun sequence genome encodes these proteins:
- the LOC104421510 gene encoding calcium-dependent protein kinase 7, whose amino-acid sequence MGNCCVTPAPSSSPKQRDRKDRNRPNPFSTQFYSTYPKFEPESNLVVLRDPTGRDISARYDFGRELGRGEFGVTYLCTDVSTGERLACKSISKRKLRTAVDVEDVRREVQIMKNLPDHPNIVSLKATYEDDEAVHIVMELCEGGELFDRIVARGHYTERAAANVMRTIVEVVQMCHGHGVMHRDLKPENFLFANKKENSQLKAIDFGLSVFFKPGERFDEIVGSPYYMAPEVLRRNYGPEVDIWSAGVILYILLCGVPPFWAETEQGVAQAIIRSVVDFKRDPWPKVSDSAKDLVRKMLNPIPGQRLTAQEVLDHPWMRNAKKAPDVYLGETVKSRLKQFSVMNKLKKRALRVVADHLTGEEVAGIKDAFELMDTGKRGKITLDELRIGLQKLGHQIPDAELQILMDAADVDRDRALNYREFVAISVHLKKMAKDEHLHEAFAFFDQNKSGYIEIEELRHALKDDEDTTSEEVINGIMHDVDTDKDGRISYEEFAAMMKAGTDWRKASRQYSRERFQSLSSKLMQDGSLDFPSKTRR is encoded by the exons ATGGGCAACTGTTGCGTGACTCCCGCTCCTTCGTCGTCGCCGAAACAGAGGGACCGGAAGGACAGGAACAGGCCCAACCCGTTCTCGACCCAGTTCTACAGCACCTACCCGAAGTTCGAGCCCGAGAGCAATCTCGTCGTGCTGCGAGACCCGACGGGCCGCGACATCTCGGCGAGATACGACTTCGGTCGCGAGCTGGGTCGCGGCGAGTTTGGGGTCACGTACCTGTGCACGGACGTGTCGACCGGCGAGCGGCTCGCGTGCAAGTCCATATCAAAGAGGAAGCTGAGGACGGCGGTGGACGTGGAGGACGTGAGGAGGGAGGTCCAGATCATGAAGAACTTGCCGGACCACCCCAACATTGTGTCGCTGAAGGCCACTTACGAGGACGACGAGGCGGTTCACATAGTGATGGAGCTGTGCGAGGGGGGAGAGCTGTTTGACAGGATAGTGGCCAGAGGGCATTACACTGAGAGGGCTGCTGCGAATGTGATGAGGACCATCGTTGAAGTTGTTCAG ATGTGCCATGGGCATGGAGTGATGCATCGAGATCTCAAACCAGAGAATTTTCTCTTCgccaataagaaagaaaattcccAACTTAAGGCTATTGATTTCGGATTATCAGTATTTTTCAAACCTG GTGAGAGATTCGACGAGATAGTGGGAAGTCCTTATTACATGGCACCAGAAGTTTTGAGACGAAATTATGGCCCAGAGGTTGATATCTGGAGTGCTGGAGTGATACTATATATTTTGCTTTGTGGTGTTCCTCCTTTCTGGGCAG AGACTGAGCAAGGTGTGGCTCAAGCAATTATTCGTTCTGTCGTTGACTTCAAAAGAGACCCTTGGCCTAAAGTTTCTGATAGTGCAAAAGACCTAGTAAGGAAAATGCTTAATCCTATTCCTGGCCAGCGGCTTACTGCTCAGGAAGTGCTCG ATCATCCTTGGATGCGAAATGCCAAGAAGGCTCCTGATGTGTACCTGGGTGAAACTGTGAAAAGTAGGCTGAAGCAATTTTCTGTCATGAACAAGCTCAAGAAGAGAGCTTTGCGG GTAGTGGCTGATCACTTGACGGGGGAGGAGGTAGCTGGCATAAAAGATGCATTTGAATTGATGGACACTGGCAAAAGGGGGAAAATAACCCTTGATGAGCTTCGGATTGGGTTGCAGAAACTGGGCCATCAAATTCCTGATGCAGAACTACAAATTCTGATGGATGCG GCTGATGTTGATCGCGATAGGGCTTTGAATTACAGGGAGTTTGTTGCCATTTCAGTTCACCTAAAAAAGATGGCAAAAGATGAGCATCTACATGAAGCTTTCGCATTCTTTGACCAAAACAAGAGTGGATACATAGAGATTGAAGAGCTGAGACATGCTTTAAAAGATGATGAGGACACCACCAGTGAGGAAGTTATCAATGGCATAATGCATGACGTGGACACAGACAAG GATGGGAGGATAAGTTACGAGGAGTTTGCCGCAATGATGAAAGCGGGCACGGATTGGAGAAAAGCATCCAGGCAATATTCAAGGGAAAGGTTCCAGAGTCTCAGCTCGAAGTTAATGCAAGATGGGTCATTAGATTTTCCCAGCAAGACTAGAAGATGA